CCCCCCTGAGCTGCAATAGAGTGTGCTCTTCTTGGAGAATCCTGATAGCAGAATGCTTTTACGTTATATCCCTGCTCAGCCAAAGTAGCTGCAGCAGAACCGCCTGCCAAACCTGTACCTACAACAATAATATCAATCTTATCTCTGTTGTTTGGTGCAACAAGGTTCATATGGTCTTTATGATTTTTCCATTTATCCTTAAGAGGACCTGCTGGAATTTTTGAATCTAATTTACTCATATTGGTATATTGATATTATTGAGTTACAAAGTGAAAAATTGCGATAAAAATAAATCCTGCAGGAATAAGGATTGAATACCATTTCCCGAAAGCTTTAATTACCGGAGTATATTTTGGATGTCTAGCCCCGATCGACTGGAATGAAGACTGAAAACCGTGAGCCAAATGCAGACCCAACAATACAAAAGCAATTACATAAATTGCTACTCTCCAAAGATCAGCAAACTTCTCGTGAAGCTCTGGCCAGAAACGTTCTGCATCAGGAGCAATTCCTTCCAGATACTTGTAATTCATTTCGTGTATCCAGAAATCGTATAAGTGAAGCGCCAAGAAAGCCAAAACAACTGCTCCGGAAATAATCATATTTCTAGACATCCATGAAGAGTTCACAGAAGGATTGTTTGAAGCGTACTTTACAGGACGCGCCTTATTATTCTTAATTTCAAGAACAAATCCCATGATAAAATGGAAAATAACTGCGAAACCAAGAACAGGCTGCATTAAGAACTGCACAAAAGGATTATAGCCCATAAAATCGGATGCCGTATTGAATGCATCCCTGTTAAGAACTGATAACAAATTGGTCGTCAAATGCAGTATAAGAAAAATCAGCAAAAATAGAGCTGATAATGCCATAGCATATTTTCTACCTATCGTAGAACTCGTTAAACCTGCCATATAAGTTTAAATTTGAATTTCCACAAAATTATGAAATGTTAACAATATCAAAAAGTGAGAAATCTCACAATTTATCAGTTTGTAATCTTTCTAAATAAGATTTCAGACGTTATTAATTAAAGAGAAAATAAAATACTTAACAATTATCTTATGACATAAATCTTGTTGCCATAAATGATCTTTTGAGCATCATCAGGAATGGTTTTTACAGCAGTAACATTCACCCTTCGTGAAGCACAATACGGATTAATAATAAATTGTTTAAACTTCTGTTTATCTGATTTTTTATCGATCCAAAAATGCACTTCATTTCCTTTTTTCACAGAAAACGCTTTATGCTTATAAAAATCATATACAAGCACCTCATCTTTATTGTTTTCGTAGATAGTAAAACCTGTTCTAAGAATTAAAAAAACCAGCGCACACATTATCAATCTCACAGCATTCTTGGCATTAAATTTCAGAATCGAAAATCTGAGCAAATAAACAAACATAAACAAGCATGCAGCTTCTATAAGGTTCATCGCTATATTATCCGAAAAAAGGAAATCAATATCCGCAAACCAATGAACCAATTTTAGCAATATCTGAACTGTAAAATCATAAATTGTGTTAATAAAAGAAAGATTCAGCCCGAACGCAATTAAAGCCGTCTCTACAAATGAAAATATAATAATAGCTTCAGAAAAAGGCACAATAATAAAATTGGCTAAAATAGAAATCAATGAAAACTGATGAAAATAAAACAATACTAAAGGTAATGTTGCCAATTGTGCAGAAAGAGAAATTGACACCGTATTAAAAATCATTTTCTTAAAATAACTATCGGCTTTTGGTAAGTAATTTAAAATAGGCTGATTCAACCAATAAATCCCTAAAACAGCAAGAAAACTCAGTTGAAAGCCTACATCGAAAAGCTGCTGGGAATCATTAATTAGAATGATAAAAGCAGACAAAGCCAGGGAGTGCAGCAAATCCGGTTTCCGCTGGAGCAAAACATACATAAAATAAGTAGTCAGCATAATACACGATCTTACCACCGAATTTCCGAACCCGATAAATGCTGCAAACAGCCAGATAAAAATCAAACTGGAAATGACTGCATATTTTCTGAACTGAAGAGGCAAAACTTTTATCAACATTATATAAAATAGTCCGAAAATCACCACAATATGTGTTCCGGAGATTGCTAAAAAGTGTACCAATCCTGATTTATTAAAATCCTGTAGAGTTTCAGCATCAATTTCAGTTCGGTCCGCTAAAATAATTCCTTTTAAAAACTCCTGACTTTTAGAAGAAAGGCTTGATTGATCAATCTTTCGCAAGACTTCTAACCTTTTCTGCTGAATTTTTTCGGTTAGAGAAAGATCATATCTGTGTTTTGATAATATTTCTCCCTGAAGATAAAATTGCGACCGGATATTTTTTCGCTGAAGGTATTTTGCATAATTAAACTGAAAATCATATTGAGGCTTTTTTACATCATACCGGAAAGCTTTCGACTTATAATAGTTTTCAAAATTCAGTTCTTCAGATTCTTTCGGAAGATAGACCAGAGCATTTTCATCGTTTTTTTCGGACTGTACCAAAGCTTCATATTTCTTATACTTTTCCGTAGAATTCAGTTTTTTAGAGATTTTAAAAACAATAAAATCTTCTTTTTGAGGAGCTTCTGTACTCTCATTAACCTGCCGGAAATAGTGGAAACAGATTCCAATTCCGAAAAACGAAGCCATCAGAAAAATAGGCTTTACTTTAGAAACAAAATACGAACGGTAAAAAATGGCAAGTAAAAAAACAAGACTCAGAACAATAATTCCTGTAATTACATTTTTAGTTACAGGAAAAATATCTTGCAGAAATATCCCAAGAATAAAAGCAATGACAAGAATCAAAAGAGGCTGCCTGTTCAAAATCATTTGTGTTTGGACAAGCAATTTAATAAATTTTACGAAAAAAAAGAAGCAAACCGCTGATTTCCAAAAACAATCAGCCAAAAAACAACTATTGAAGTTTTAAAATTACTTCTGCCGCATTTTCACTTGCTCCTTCTCCACCCAATTTTTCCCGCAGTAATTCATAATCCCTAAGAACCTCAGCTCTCATCCCGCCTTCTAGTATTTTTTTGAGCTCTTCAACCAGATTTTTAGTATTTAAATCATTCTGAATTAGCTCTTTCACAACTTCACGATCCATGATGAGATTGACCAAAGAAATATATTTAATATTTTTCACCAACCTTTTTGCAATGGCATAAGAAACTTTACTTCCGCGGTAACAAACCACTTCAGGCACATTTAACAAAGCTGTTTCTAAAGTTGCCGTTCCCGAAGTTACCAAAGCTGCTTTTGAACATCTTAACAAATCATACGTCCTGTTCGAGACAAAATGTACATTTTCATCCACATATTTTTCATAAAATTCTTTCGGAAGACTTGGCGCACCTGCAATGACAAACTGATATTCTTTAAAATACGGTCTTACGGAAAGCATCATTTCAAGCATTTTTTCAACTTCCTGCTTTCTCGAACCCGGTAAAAGGGCTATGATTTCTTTTCCGTTTAATCCGTTTTCTTTTTTAAATCCTTCAATACTAATCTCTTGAAGCGTGGAAATTGCATCTAGTAAAGGATGTCCTACAAAATGAGAATGGACTTTATGTTTTTTATAAAAATCTTCCTCAAAAGGTAAAATTACCATCATCTCATCTACATACTTTTTGATAATCTCTACCCTTCCCTCTTTCCATGCCCAAAGCTGAGGAGAAATATAGTATACAACTTTTATCCCCAGTTCTTTTGCAAACTTTGCAATTCTTAAGTTAAACCCCGGATAATCCACTAAAATTAAAACATCAGGCTTATTGTTTTTAATATCTTCTTTGCAAAATTTAATATTGTTCAAAATGGTTCTTAAATTCATCGCAACTTCCAAAAACCCCATAAAAGCCAAGTCCCGGTAATGCTTTACCAATGTTCCGCCTTGCTTCTCCATAAGATCTCCTCCCCAAAATCTGAATTCTGCATTAGAATCTTTTTGTTTTAAAGCTTTCATTAAATTACTTCCGTGTAGATCTCCGGAAGCTTCGCCTGCGATAATATAATATTTCATTCCCTCTGAAATCTTTTATGTTTTTATAATCATCAGCAAACCTTACCGTATTACTTTCTGTTATCAAAGTTATGGGAGGCTTCTATGATCAGGATAGAAAACAAATAAGATATTATAATATCTTTAATTTGTAAATTTGTTTCAAAGATAATGATAAAAATGTCAGAAGAATTTGAAATACGAAATAAAGTTGCAGAAAGCGGTTTAATCAATTTTGATCTCACCACACTTGTTCCGAAAGGAGTACGAAAAGGTATTGATTTGAAAGATTTCCTTTACATGGAAATGATTTTAAAAGAGAAAGATTTCCGTGAAAAAGTAGCAGCCATTAATCCCGAAGAATACCGAGATGCTTATGTCTATATATACAATTCTGCAGATGCCATTGTCCCTCTTTGGGCTTATTTTTTAATCACAGCAAAAATTACCGATGTCACCAAAAAAGTTGTATTCGGTGATAAAGAAGATCTGGAAGTTATTTTGATGCACAACGCTATCCAAAGCTATGATTTTGATGAAATGAGAGGCAAAAGAGTCCTGGTTAAAGGCTGCTCAGACAAAGAAATTCCAGAGAATGCTTATATTGAACTTGTAGAGCAATTACAACCTCTTGTAAAATCACTTATGTTTGGAGAAGCATGTTCTAATGTTCCGATTTTAAAGAACTAGCTTAACATAAAATAAAACCTCTAATAATTACAGGATAAAAAAACTCTTCATTCAGAATTTTTAATAAATTTGATTTCAACATTTAAAAATCACATACGAAATGAGTTTACTTGATTTACTTACCGGAAACACCAGCAATCAGGTTGCTGAAAAGGCTGAAAACAAATTCGGAATCAGCAGAAATCAAATTATTGCCCTATTAGCAGTAGCCGCCCCGTTGATTATTTCTTATCTGAGAAATAAATCTCAGGATGCCAAAGAAGCTGAAGCACTAAACAATGCATTAGATAAAGACCATGACGGAAGCATCCTTAATGATTCTTCTCAATTGGAAGCCAGAGAATCTGAAGGAGGTTCTATTTTAAATCACATTTTTGGTGGAGATAAACAAAATGTAGAAAACCAACTTTCTCAGAATACCGGTATTTCTATTGATAAAATCGGCCCTGTTTTAGCGATGTTAGCTCCTGTAATTATGGGATATATAGGAAAAGAAAAGCAACAAAACAATGTAGGAGCAGGAGGTTTAGGTGATCTTTTGGGAGGAATTCTCGGAAACGCATCCAGCCAGGCTCAAACGCAACAATCCAATCCTCTGAATGATATTTTAGGAAGTGTTTTGGGTGGTGGGCAATCTCAATCCTCCGGAAATCCTTTGAATGACATCTTAGGAAGTGTTCTTGGAGGAGGTAACAATCAGCAAAAACAGCAAGGAGGCGGATTAGGGGATATCCTGGGAAGCTTTTTAGGAGGAAAATAATTTTTTAATTATAAAGTAAAAAAGACCGGGCTAATTAATTTCCCGGTCTTTTTATTTCTGTTACTTTTTAGATTGGTCTTCAGAAACTACAGTTGTTTTTGAATTTCTTCTTGGTCTTCTTTTTCCGTAGCTTCCATTATTAATTTTACCTCTTCTTGATTTTTTGTCTCCTTTTCCCATAAGTAATAATTTTGGTTGATTGATGACGAATTTAGAAAATATGTGTTTAAAATCAAAGATATAAGCTGTTAAAATTATTATAAAACTATACTTTCACAGTCTTCCACTTTCCTCTTTTAAACAAAATAAATGCAACAACTGTGATTAAAGTTTCAGCAGCGGGGATGGAAATAAAGACACCCTTCGGTCCCATTCCTGAATATTTTGCAAGAAAATAAGCCAAAGGAATCTGGAACAACCAAAACCCAAAAAGATTCACCCAAGTCGGCGTCCATGTATCTCCCGCTCCGTTAAAAGCATTGATCATCACCATCCCGATTCCGTAGAAGATAAATCCGATACTCATAATATGTAAAGCATTTTTAGCATAGTTTTTAATTTCTATTTCCTGTGTAAAAAATCCTACTAAAAAATCACTCAAAAGAAAGAATATCAAACTTACCGTCAACATAAAAATTACGTTGTATTTTACCGTTTTCATAACGGATTGTTCAGCCCTTACCATTTCGTTGGCTCCCATATTTTGTCCCACTAAGGTTGATGCCGCATTACTCAGCCCCCAAGCCGGAAGCATAAAGAACATCATGAGCCGTAAAGCCGTCTGGTAACCCGCAGAAGCATCTTCATGACCTGTAGTTGCCACCAATTGCGCTAAAAAAATCCAGCTACAGGAAGCAATTACAAACTGGAAGATTCCCGGGGTTGCAATTTTTATGACAGATTTTATAATTTCAAAATCCGGTTTAAAATAATTAATCAGGATACGGATCTGAGTATCTGCAATCAACAGATGATACAACTGATATATCACCCCTATGCTTCTTCCGATCGTTGTGGCCAAAGCCGCGCCTGTTAATCCCATCGCAGGAACCGGGCCGAAACCTTTAATAAGAACCGGGCACAAAATAATATTGGCAATATTGGCGATCCAAAGAGATTTCATCGCAATCGCAGCATTTCCTGCGCCTCTGAAAATTCCATTAATTAAAAACAGGAGCATAATAATCACACTACTTCCCATCATTATTCTTGTGAATTCTTTTCCATAAGAGGCCGCTTCAGGTTTTGCCCCCATCAGCATTAAGATTTCTTCAGCATAAATTACTCCGAATAAACTCAAAATAAAAGTTACAGCGAACGAAACCAATAAAACCTGTGCCGCACTTCTGGAGGCCTGTTCAGGATTTTTTTCTCCGATTCTTCTGGCAACCATTGCCGTTGCCGCCATACTCATCCCGATGGCAATAGAATACATTACAGAGAGTACAGATTCTGTTAAACCAACCGTCTGGATTGCATAACCGCTTTCTTTCAAATGGCCTACAAAATACAAATCAACCAACGCAAATACAGATTCCATGGCCATTTCCAGCATCATTGGAATTGCTAAAAGAAGAACTGCGCTTCTTATGGTTGCTTTGGTATAATCGACTTCTTCGCCACTTAACGCTTTTCTAATAAAAGCAAAATATTTCTTCACAATTTTATCATTTAAGTTTCCAACAAAAATATACATTCACAGAGGATTACAACTTGGCATATGAAAAGATTTCGAACAGTCCAACTAATCATATTTTTATCCCCAGGAAATAAATTCAATAAATATTTATTGTTTTACAATAAATATTTATATATTTGCAATAATAAAACAGTTGACACATGAAGCTAAATTCAGATTTCATACTTGAAATTCTAAAAATTTTCTTTTGGATATTCACATTGATTTTAGGTATTGCAATATCCATATTAGTCCTTATTTTCTTTTTTACCATTTTCGGAATTGATATGGGCAGTTTAAAAGAAATAAAGATTAGCATTACCCTTTTCAGCGGAAAAATAAAAGATATACAGTCGCTGGGAAAATTAAAATCAATTTTTATTTTAGGGTATTCCATCCTTGAAGGTCTTTTGCAGCTTGTCTTTTTTTTAACGGTCATTAAAATCCTTAAAAAGATCAGTCTCAATAGTACTTTTTCTACCGAAATATACTTTTTAATCTCCAAGATTGCCAAACTGGCTTTGTTAATTGGCAGCTTATCTTTCTTAGTCAACATGGGCAATGAACTGATTCATGGAAACCTCAATATATCA
Above is a genomic segment from Chryseobacterium geocarposphaerae containing:
- a CDS encoding DUF2975 domain-containing protein — translated: MKLNSDFILEILKIFFWIFTLILGIAISILVLIFFFTIFGIDMGSLKEIKISITLFSGKIKDIQSLGKLKSIFILGYSILEGLLQLVFFLTVIKILKKISLNSTFSTEIYFLISKIAKLALLIGSLSFLVNMGNELIHGNLNISADLNSKSLQFFLVSGVVYIIAQVYKRAVDLQNESDLTI
- a CDS encoding MATE family efflux transporter, with product MYIFVGNLNDKIVKKYFAFIRKALSGEEVDYTKATIRSAVLLLAIPMMLEMAMESVFALVDLYFVGHLKESGYAIQTVGLTESVLSVMYSIAIGMSMAATAMVARRIGEKNPEQASRSAAQVLLVSFAVTFILSLFGVIYAEEILMLMGAKPEAASYGKEFTRIMMGSSVIIMLLFLINGIFRGAGNAAIAMKSLWIANIANIILCPVLIKGFGPVPAMGLTGAALATTIGRSIGVIYQLYHLLIADTQIRILINYFKPDFEIIKSVIKIATPGIFQFVIASCSWIFLAQLVATTGHEDASAGYQTALRLMMFFMLPAWGLSNAASTLVGQNMGANEMVRAEQSVMKTVKYNVIFMLTVSLIFFLLSDFLVGFFTQEIEIKNYAKNALHIMSIGFIFYGIGMVMINAFNGAGDTWTPTWVNLFGFWLFQIPLAYFLAKYSGMGPKGVFISIPAAETLITVVAFILFKRGKWKTVKV
- a CDS encoding DUF937 domain-containing protein, yielding MSLLDLLTGNTSNQVAEKAENKFGISRNQIIALLAVAAPLIISYLRNKSQDAKEAEALNNALDKDHDGSILNDSSQLEARESEGGSILNHIFGGDKQNVENQLSQNTGISIDKIGPVLAMLAPVIMGYIGKEKQQNNVGAGGLGDLLGGILGNASSQAQTQQSNPLNDILGSVLGGGQSQSSGNPLNDILGSVLGGGNNQQKQQGGGLGDILGSFLGGK
- a CDS encoding DUF2480 family protein yields the protein MSEEFEIRNKVAESGLINFDLTTLVPKGVRKGIDLKDFLYMEMILKEKDFREKVAAINPEEYRDAYVYIYNSADAIVPLWAYFLITAKITDVTKKVVFGDKEDLEVILMHNAIQSYDFDEMRGKRVLVKGCSDKEIPENAYIELVEQLQPLVKSLMFGEACSNVPILKN
- a CDS encoding succinate dehydrogenase cytochrome b subunit — its product is MAGLTSSTIGRKYAMALSALFLLIFLILHLTTNLLSVLNRDAFNTASDFMGYNPFVQFLMQPVLGFAVIFHFIMGFVLEIKNNKARPVKYASNNPSVNSSWMSRNMIISGAVVLAFLALHLYDFWIHEMNYKYLEGIAPDAERFWPELHEKFADLWRVAIYVIAFVLLGLHLAHGFQSSFQSIGARHPKYTPVIKAFGKWYSILIPAGFIFIAIFHFVTQ
- a CDS encoding ComEC/Rec2 family competence protein; amino-acid sequence: MILNRQPLLILVIAFILGIFLQDIFPVTKNVITGIIVLSLVFLLAIFYRSYFVSKVKPIFLMASFFGIGICFHYFRQVNESTEAPQKEDFIVFKISKKLNSTEKYKKYEALVQSEKNDENALVYLPKESEELNFENYYKSKAFRYDVKKPQYDFQFNYAKYLQRKNIRSQFYLQGEILSKHRYDLSLTEKIQQKRLEVLRKIDQSSLSSKSQEFLKGIILADRTEIDAETLQDFNKSGLVHFLAISGTHIVVIFGLFYIMLIKVLPLQFRKYAVISSLIFIWLFAAFIGFGNSVVRSCIMLTTYFMYVLLQRKPDLLHSLALSAFIILINDSQQLFDVGFQLSFLAVLGIYWLNQPILNYLPKADSYFKKMIFNTVSISLSAQLATLPLVLFYFHQFSLISILANFIIVPFSEAIIIFSFVETALIAFGLNLSFINTIYDFTVQILLKLVHWFADIDFLFSDNIAMNLIEAACLFMFVYLLRFSILKFNAKNAVRLIMCALVFLILRTGFTIYENNKDEVLVYDFYKHKAFSVKKGNEVHFWIDKKSDKQKFKQFIINPYCASRRVNVTAVKTIPDDAQKIIYGNKIYVIR
- a CDS encoding 30S ribosomal protein THX, with product MGKGDKKSRRGKINNGSYGKRRPRRNSKTTVVSEDQSKK
- the lpxB gene encoding lipid-A-disaccharide synthase, which produces MKYYIIAGEASGDLHGSNLMKALKQKDSNAEFRFWGGDLMEKQGGTLVKHYRDLAFMGFLEVAMNLRTILNNIKFCKEDIKNNKPDVLILVDYPGFNLRIAKFAKELGIKVVYYISPQLWAWKEGRVEIIKKYVDEMMVILPFEEDFYKKHKVHSHFVGHPLLDAISTLQEISIEGFKKENGLNGKEIIALLPGSRKQEVEKMLEMMLSVRPYFKEYQFVIAGAPSLPKEFYEKYVDENVHFVSNRTYDLLRCSKAALVTSGTATLETALLNVPEVVCYRGSKVSYAIAKRLVKNIKYISLVNLIMDREVVKELIQNDLNTKNLVEELKKILEGGMRAEVLRDYELLREKLGGEGASENAAEVILKLQ